The proteins below come from a single Corylus avellana chromosome ca3, CavTom2PMs-1.0 genomic window:
- the LOC132173443 gene encoding uncharacterized protein LOC132173443 produces MGSGNSKLNPEGEVVPAKLRPLLRRWFDEIRRRKDSNMSKKELLVHDQGVEEDVSSQPLSQHENERKSMTSTSDESVARSSKVEDEKPNVVPVPAESDKTSKDVKEHKDEEKCEKQDEKDGARKDEEKEVKVVEKAVVVEEVLVVVKETAEEEEEDDEEEEEGDEDEKVTFGSPSFRVYCIPSTENYKEESKDESTQRDSGSGESVESNSDEGQEKSPEKNTKKKGNRGRRLKRAIKSGPVAVKNLLNVTSCYHPGCSGNDRARLLAEKAEG; encoded by the exons ATGGGGTCTGGGAATTCGAAGCTCAACCCAGAAGGAGAGGTTGTGCCTGCCAAACTCCGGCCCCTTTTACGCCGATGGTTTGATGAGATAAGAAGACGGAAAGATTCCAACATGTCGAAGAAAGAACTACTCGTTCATGATCAGGGCGTTGAAGAGGATGTAAGTTCCCAGCCTCTGTCTCAACATGAAAACGAGAGAAAGAGCATGACCTCCACGTCAGATGAGAGTGTAGCACGTTCTTCAAAGGTAGAGGACGAGAAGCCGAATGTGGTACCTGTGCCTGCAGAGTCCGACAAAACAAGTAAGGATGTTAAGGAGCATAAGGATGAGGAGAAATGTGAAAAACAGGATGAGAAAGATGGTGCACGTAAAGATGAAGAGAAAGAGGTCAAGGTGGTTGAGAAGGCGGTGGTTGTAGAGGAAGTTCTTGTAGTTGTGAAGGAAACtgcggaggaggaggaggaggacgatgaggaggaggaggaaggggATGAGGATGAAAAGGTTACATTCGGATCGCCAAGTTTCAGGGTATATTGCATCCCCTCAACAGAAAACTACAAGGAAGAAA GCAAGGATGAAAGCACGCAAAGAGATTCAGGGAGTGGTGAAAGCGTTGAGAGCAATTCTGATGAG GGCCAGGAGAAGAGCCCGGAGAAGAAcacaaagaagaaaggaaatcGAGGAAGAAGGTTGAAGAGAGCCATCAAGAGCGGACCAGTTGCTGTAAAGAATTTGTTGAATGTGACATCATGTTACCACCCAGGTTGCTCTGGCAACGACAGAGCGCGTCTTCTTGCTGAAAAAGCAGAAGGTTGA
- the LOC132173445 gene encoding uncharacterized protein LOC132173445 yields the protein MGSGNSKLNPEGEVVPAKLRPLLRRWFDEIRRRKDSNMSKKELLVHDQGVEEDVSSQPLSQHENERKSMTSTSDESVARSSKVEDEKPNVVPVPAESDKTSKDVKEHKDEEKCEKQDEKDGARKDEEKEVKVVEKAVVVEEVLVVVKETAEEEEEDDEEEEEGDEDEKVTFGSPSFRVLIKPLKMVVINPM from the exons ATGGGGTCTGGGAATTCGAAGCTCAACCCAGAAGGAGAGGTTGTGCCTGCCAAACTCCGGCCCCTTTTACGCCGATGGTTTGATGAGATAAGAAGACGGAAAGATTCCAACATGTCGAAGAAAGAACTACTCGTTCATGATCAGGGCGTTGAAGAGGATGTAAGTTCCCAGCCTCTGTCTCAACATGAAAACGAGAGAAAGAGCATGACCTCCACGTCAGATGAGAGTGTAGCACGTTCTTCAAAGGTAGAGGACGAGAAGCCGAATGTGGTACCTGTGCCTGCAGAGTCCGACAAAACAAGTAAGGATGTTAAGGAGCATAAGGATGAGGAGAAATGTGAAAAACAGGATGAGAAAGATGGTGCACGTAAAGATGAAGAGAAAGAGGTCAAGGTGGTTGAGAAGGCGGTGGTTGTAGAGGAAGTTCTTGTAGTTGTGAAGGAAACtgcggaggaggaggaggaggacgatgaggaggaggaggaaggggATGAGGATGAAAAGGTTACATTCGGATCGCCAAGTTTCAGG GTCCTAATTAAACCTCTTAAGATGGTTGTGATTAACCCCATGTAG